In Montipora capricornis isolate CH-2021 chromosome 4, ASM3666992v2, whole genome shotgun sequence, the DNA window ATTAGTTTCATAAgctatttaggtgtcccaaactcttcacaatcaactttgtattaaaactgtttgtttaccatttatcctttcttcttttcccctaacattttatttcttaatcagaattgtaatatttcattagtactatgtatcttcttcaatatttaatttgtaaatattcatatgtatattctatttttctttttccaacactgtaaattaatgtttgtgtgagtttaaattaaaattgattgattgattgattgattgattgattgtgaGATGAATCATCAGGTATTCCGTTGAATGACCAGGTCGGTAAGCCCATTGACTATTTGAGACCAGATTGTTATCTCGAAAGACGTGTTTCACAATGGCGTCATTTACTATCGACTCCATAATCTTCCTTGGAATGCTGAGTAGGGAGACTGGGCGGTAATTTCCTCGTTCAGTTTCATCATCTTTTTTGTAGATTGGTGTAAGCCTTGCGATCTTCCACGCTGAAAATACAGGTTTGCTTTCACAGCTGAACTGATATAGACCTGTTAGAGCTGGAACAATAGCGTTGCCGGCAATTCTCAACAACTTCAATGAAATATTGTCAGGTCCTGTAGACTTATTGATATTAAGTGCTTTAACTTTGGTTTGAATTGAGTACTGAGAAATTGTAAGTCCCTCAAGCGGAGGTGGTTCTGTCGTTGTCTTTGTGGTATTCAGATTGTACGTGCGGGTGGACTTCGAGGTGAACTGAAGTTCTTCAGTTAGCTTTTTGCCAATCGTAGCAAAGTACGAGTTCATTAGGCATGCTTTTTCGTCATCAGCCAATGCGAGGCTTCCATCATCTCGTTTCAAGGGGCCAATGCATTTACGAGTTGTTGAGTTTGTGGCTTTATTTAACAGATTCCAAAAGGCGCTCGTTTTCTTAACTTCTTGGAACATTTCGCGAAAATAAGAAGCCTTTGCCTGTCTAAGAGCCCTTGTAACCTCATTTCTGGCTTTCTTGTACTCTTGCCATAGCTTTGGGCATTTAGATGCAACTGCGGCCTTAAACAGCTTATACCTCCTATTCATTTTGTAGCGAATGGCATTGGAAATCCACGGTGCAGATATGCTCCTGATTTTAACCTGCTTTAAAGGGGAATGTTCATCACATATGCTGTTGAATAAATGCTGCCAGGCCCATAAGACGTCGTCTTCATCATCGAATACCGATGCCACGATGTTTTAAATCGTTCCTCATCtaatcttttaaaatttcttgttgTCATAAACTTCGGTGAGGGCTTTTTGTTCTTTAGACGTAAAGTTGCATAGAATTATAAGATTGTGATCTGAGATCCCAAGTGGGAATACACCAGTAATTCCGACGCTGTCTTTACTCGTGGTGACAATAAGATCAATGAGAGTACGTGATGTTAAAGTAATTCTTGTAGCTGTTTTTATGACATTTTCTATGTTAAACATTTCAAAGATCGAGCGCAGTTTGGTGCTGTTCCCATTACAATCTTCCCTCGTAGAAAAATCGCAGTTGAAGTCACCGAGTAGAATTATACATGACGATTTTAACCAAGCTTTTTCAAGAGATTGTTCAATAAAGCggaaaaaaatcattgtcaTCTGGCGGTCTATACATGACTGAGAACTAGGCTGAGGTGTTAGGAAATTTCACTTGTAGCCAGATTGCTTCAAGGCCATTGATAAACAAATCCCTTCGGTGCGTTGCTTGGAGGTGTTCATTATAATATAACATACATCCACCTCCTTTGCAACCCTTACGGTCGAGCCGTAATAATTTCATGCCGTCAAATTGCAGCGTCTCATCTCGCACCGTTTTATCTAAATGCGTTTCagtcataggcagcccaagctcgcgtcactacagacagccgttgagaatttaaacgcgttataagactttgtatgggaatcaaataccgtcgattataaagcctaaaaaatgctcaatttaactttcattcaatgaagtgaataaaaatgactcacctctggtgtattcttgtgccttttggagcttagtacaccgtttcgggaattctgtgtcatcagtgttttcaatgttctaagacgaagtcaaggctgcacactacgattccggcccttgtcagctcagaggcggtttgcgactcgaaaatccatcccagccaagattttttcacgcagagctaaagccacatcatttgcgaacctccgtgaatgtttcatcGTCAAACTgaaccccacgcacttggctggaaatgaacattttctgcttcgatttccacgatagctgataaATTTAACTGCAACTGATGACCCGTgaagacacggagcttgggtccgaggtcaaattaactccacccgatgaggtacagtcattacaacacttaccccatccccacagcggcttcttgtaacagctccatggttacgagaagtcgctgtggggatggggtaagtgttgtaatgactgtacccaagagaaaatgaggggacagagagggaggctcaaggcgttgactgggatatgttatgtccacgaaagttatttttagaccagcggaagtctttgttctggggaaagtctgtcttccgagaggTCCGCATGCTGTCTTGCTTCGCtatcaggttcttagtgaaaagagaaaatgatggcgcacgtggaaggcttatgaatatatattttctttcaaacatcggaccgaggttggcctgcatgcggacgtctcggaagacttccgctcgtctaaaaataactttcgtggacatgacatatcccaagggctggaccgggagcctccttctctgtcccctcattttctcttgctgtaCAAGATGAGATAAATGACTCTCATTTTCCTCTTCTCCATTGCAAGACAAACTAGGAGGCCGGCTCTCTTCACAGCATATCGCGGCTGTAAACAAGTCATCCGTCAAAGATGCAAAGGGGAGTTGATGCAACAGTGACAAGTCCAAATCTGGGCTAGAGCACTTTAACTGCTGTGTAGGGCACCCCTCCCAATTCCAGCTCTTCGGGTCAGAAGATATAATTTCCTTGTATTGCTTTGGTGTTACGTTACCACATTTTAAATGTGATACTTGAAGCCACACAAGTTACAAGTGAGCATCCGGTGGTTGCAAGCGATCGTCCTTGAACATGTTTGGCAAGACTGTTTCTTTGTTGACGATCCAAGGGTGGATGGCCCGGGATTTAGTTTTATGTCCCCACTAATAGCCAGCCGAATAAGTTGAAAAGTCGAGTCCGAATTAAGATATCTGCTAACTCTGCGATGATGGAAGCCTCCAAGTTTATTGAGCACCAAACCAAGATGACGTCTTTAGATCGGCATTGGAGCAAGTACATAATCTCGTGTGTTGTCCCAGTTTACATTCAGTAGCTTCTTTTCAACCAAGCTTGTGTTGTCTAGGTCGTCTGTTTGTCCGCGCAGTCTAATACAATTGTCGGCATTCCGGATTAATAGCAAGAAAATGAGCCCAATTGACAGAGCAATATTCGCACGTCCGTCGGCCATACTCTGGCAGATTTGTTACTAACTTTGCTTACACCAACTTTTGTATTAAATTCTCGAACATAAATATTGTTGATACCATTTTTAACATATAAATTACCAAATCAGGAATTGTTCTTGATATGTTTTCTAAATCATCTTTTTCACTTTCTGACAAAGAATCAAGTTTTTTAATGTGATCAACCATTTATATATTAAGATAAATTTTTTTACGACATTTGAGATAATAATCTTATTATTTCATAGAGATCAAATATTGAACCactattttgaataagaatatcGTAAATTTTGATGTCATCAATTCCTTTTTCTGAACTAtggttatcattattattttgacCAGGTCTATTAACTTTAATTAAAAGACCGTTATGTTTTGTAACAAGATCTGCTTCATTTTGAAAACGAACATCAGAAagaaatgagattttactgccccatcagtaaaatacggttTATGGAACGTGACCATACTAAAAGGGGCTATTCATGTCGCGTTAGTTATCTTCGTGTTCATTGTATTCggtcgttcaaggtcataaaataaATGGTCTTGTAAATAAATTGAGGACAAAAAGACTTTGTTCCTATATCTCAGTTTATATAGTACACCTGAATTGGCCAAATATGTTAAGGCGTCATTCATAACTGTTACAGAGCAAGTGTAATACCTACCTGCTCATAGTAGAAGCtgtacaactggctactttaatagacaatctagctataaaagcctcagttagccgtccaaggttgacttggcagtttgtcttctatagtaaaccaactaggTGTTGGCctttgttaaagttttttcaTCATGGTTCGTTCTCGTCCTGCTCTCAACCTCAGTCGCGCCACAGCAAAAACGGAGGTCGGACCTCGCGAAATTATCGAGCGAAGTACTGCAGCTTCGTTTGCCGGCTCTAAACTTACCCATCACGGGTTCAAAAGCCCAACTTGCCACCAGACTGGCAACCGCCGTGTTCGGCAATCCGTCCAACGCAGTCGCCCGTGGGAAAAAGCTATCCCCTACGGCCAAGAAAGGAACCTCTAGACGCCGTCAATCGTCTTCTAACGCCGTTCGCGCGCGAGCAACCTCCAACAATCTGGTCCAAACGGCGCCTAACACGTCCGCTCCCGTCCACGTCAGAGACATCGAGGACAGCGCCCAGTCGGACGAAGACTCGTCCTCTTCTATCGGCGAGTTGCCAGTGGAAAATCCCGACGGATCGACTCCCCTAAGTGTAGCCCAATGCGCTGCCATCGAGGAGATCGTTGCGGAGACGGTTTCCAATGCTTTTGAAGCCTTTCGTATGCCTGAACGACCGGAGTCTTCACCTCAAGTGGTCCTACGCCCTCGCACTCCCGGAATGGCCTCTCCTCTAGTTCTTTCCCGGCCAGTCGACCATAATTTGGAGGACAGAATCTTACGCGGTGAGTACGTAGACCTTGCGTTGTTGTTACCCGAATCTGTTAATGAGCCCCAGACCCCCGAACTTCAGCTACGGTTGGACGATTCGGCCATAGGCCCCATGGGTTCCCCTGTTACTATGGTTAGGAAACAGAGACCCACCATCAACTCTTTCCAGAAATGGTTGGACGCCTATACGGCATTCATGCTGGTCCTAGTCGCTGCCTACCCTCGAAGAGCACTCGAGCTAATCAAATACCAGCAAATTATAAATAGGGCCGTAACTAAGTTTAAAGGCATGACGTGGTATTCGTAGGACCAGCAGTTCCGCCGGCCCGCCGCGTATAACCTGTGCATCAGCTGGGACACCGTAGACCTGGAGCTGTGGACCGTAACATTTTCAGGTTAAGCTAAGCCCCACTGCCCCGTTTGCTCGAGTCCCTACCACACTCAGGACGACTGTCCTTCCGCTGATCCCAACAGAAAACCTCGCCGAGTCCAGTCCACCGTATGCTTCGACTTCAACAAGACCTCAGGTTGCCGGCGCCGCAACTGTAGCTACCCCATCCTGCCCACAGCAACCTTCCGGTAGCCCCAGCCCCTCTCGGCTCTCCGCCGCTAGCGAACGCAGCAAAAAAATAAAGTGGAACAGCTCAGGAGTTTACACAAGCCGTGGGTTTCTACACCTTTGACATTGATAAGTTAGAGATAGAATTAGTTAATCATCCGAACCGTACTTTTCTATCTACTCTGCTAAGTATGCTCAGGGAAGGTGCGCGCATAGGTTACTCTGGTCCCCGCTTCCCTCGGGTTTCCCCTAACCTGATCTCTTTTGTTCAGCATCCAGAGGTGGTTATCCTCTTCACCGCCTCTCCCTGCCTTACAATGTCACCAGGCGGGGGTAGTTCCCAAGAAGCACTCACCTGACTGGCGGACTATTTACCATCTTTCCTACCCCCAGGGAGATAGCATTAACGATCACATACCCAAGGATCCGTTCTCTTTGTCCTACGTTCGGGTGGACGACGCCATTAGTATCATCCAGTCTCTTGGTAAGGGGGCCTTCATGGCTAAGGCCGACCTCAAGTCTGCCTTTCGATTGATACCGGTCCACCCCGATGATTGGAACTTGCTGGGTATTTACTGGCAGTCCCGTTATTTTGTGGATATGTATCTGCCCTTTTGTTTGCGTAGTTCCCCTTTTCTTTTCAACCAACTGTCCGATAGTATCGAATGGATTCTTAAGCACAATTACGGCCTTCATCACGTAATTCACATCTTAAACGATTTTTTTATCGCAGAACCATCAAAAGTGCTGTGTCTCGAGAGTTTTAGCACGTTACTCCGGGTTTTCATGTCGCTCCTAGACTCGGTTCGCATGGAGGCTCGCCTCCCCGACGATAAATTAACACGTATCCGGGATCTCCTAGCCTTGTTCAAAAAACGCCGTTCAGCGCGCTTAGTGGAGCTACAGTCGTTAGTGTGCACTCTTCAGTTTGCATGTAAGGTAGTTGTTCCGGGCAGAACCTTCCTTCAACGCATAAACAATCTGACCAGAGGGGTCCCCAGTCGCTTTCACCACATCCGCCTCAATTGGGAGTTCTTTAAGGACATAAACATGTGGAAGGTTTTTCTTACCGATTGGAACGGGCGTTCCTTCTTCCTCGACTCCTCCAGCACCCCAACCCCCGACCTCGAGCTCTATACCGATGCGGCAAGCTCGGTCGGTTTTGTTGGTTTCAGGGTCACTGGTTCCAAGGTCGTTGGCCTCCCCACTAGCGCCTTGATAGGGTTAGGGGCATTAGTATTGAATGGCGGGAACGTTTCCCCATTGTTGTCACCTGTGCGATATGGCACCCATTTTTCACGGGAAAACGCCTTTAGTTCTGGTGTGATAACGAGTCCGTGGTCTCTATAATTAATTCAGGGCATTCCAAGTCCCTGCGTATCATGGATTTGGTATGGTTTTTAGTTCTCATTTCGATGAAGCACAATTTTTTGGTACGGGCCCGTCATGTTCCCGGGGTTTCTAATGGCATTGCTGATGCACTCTCCCGCTTTCAAATGCAGCGTTTTCGGGCTCTAGCCCCTGTTGCAGACCACATTCCTTTGTGCCATCCCGCCTTTGCTAACGACCCTTTGAGGGCTGAGGCCCTAACCTACGCTAGCTGGGGCCCTGCAAAGAATATGAATCGCGCTTACAGCACTGGGGAAAAGCGTTTCTTGACATTTTGCCTCATGAACCGTCTCCAAAGCCCTTCAGGGGAAGTTTTACCAGCTTCTGAAGGTACACTCATTTACTTTGCTTCCTATTTAAGCAGATCGGTACGTCACTGCGcaattaaactttatttagcGGCGGTTCAAAACCTCCATATCACAGCGACGTTCTCCGATCCCATAAAGGGCAAGCTTCTGTTGCGCAAGGTTCTCAAGGGCATTCTCCGGTTTCAGGGCGACGTGCAAATTCGTCGCCAACCGGTTACCCCTCGGGTACTTTGCGCCATCCGTCCTATATTGCAGTCCTGGCTAAGTCCTAGGGATTTTTCTATGATCTGGGCTGCCTTTACTTAAGCGTTTTTTGCATTTCTCCGTTGTAGCGAGTTTACTTACCCTGGTATCAGTCAGTTTCGTTCCAGCACCGATCTTTCCACCGATTGAATTGGTTTTCATCGTAATCTAGCTTGCCCACAGTACATGACAGTTCGCATAAAGTCGTCAAAAACCGATGCGTTCCGGCAAGGGCACTGCCTCAGGCTCGCTCGTACCTTCTCCCCCATTTGCGCCGTTATGGCCATGCGTAGATATTTCCTCCTAACCACACCCCCTTCAGGGACCACTCTTGCGCTTTCAAACCGGCCCGTTGTCGCTCAACTTCTTCGGGATAGCGCCATGGTGGTCGGTCTTCCCCACCATAGCCTCAAGGGGTATAGCTTCCGCATTGGGGCTGCATTTACGGCTGCTGCTGCCGGCGTGCCAGATTGCCTTATTAAGGTACTCGGTCGCTGGTCTTCTGACTGCTACCAGCTCTATATTCGTACACCACAGAGCATATTACATTCATTTGCCCCGAAAATGGCCTCTGTTACCGACCAGTTTTCGCATGTGTAAGTCTCAGTTTTTTGCGTGTTTGGCTTGGGGGGATGCAGTGCCTTGCACGCATCTGTGgcggttaagtctgcgcagtgacttcccccaagcttgttggctagtttgcctttgtacattgctcgctaaccgatactcttgtccgatccagcacatgctgtttaccaatcagctcgtagtgctggggagataagtgaggttgttctatatCACGCAATCctgaagtcgcataggctaacaagtcgcaaggcagtgttcccctcaaaaaacgccaatacgtctgttgtctcgttctattgcgccttactTTATGCGTTAGAAGCTAactatgttgataccaaggaacagtgacattaacaCAATTCTTAACTCggttgttttcaaaaatttgattcattctgtAAATCCAAATATTAGTGTCAAAttgatttctaaacaaatttGTTCCAACCGTTTGTAATAAATATCTTGGAGTACATTTCCAGTAATTATCAATAGTTTCTTTTAAATTACCATATAATTGTTCATaagttaaaacaaaaatattatgatgacatgcttgttttaatgggtaaacaaaactattttttttcgtaaatatatttttaagaaataaaatcaGCAATTGTATCTTTACCATGATGTTTTTTTACCAATAATTCCTATTATTCTGTGTTTCAtttatacaataattttatatattttatttttaaatattcatcACATCTTTAATTGGTATCCTACTGTTAAAATCATCGCTATATCCTTTCCACTTAACcaaagcttgtttttcttgtaacCTCTTTTTATAACTTTATCAATTCTAaatacatcttttttttttattttaataattcagATTCATAAAAAACTGCCTTTTATCTCTTCATCGTTGAGATCTTTTAATTTGTAAGTGACTGGATTAGTGTATTGCATTTTATCAACTGTAAATATTTCTTCTGTCCAATTTGGTGTGTAACCTTTATCAAATGTCTTTCTCTTGTACTTACTTATTCTGACTTTATCACCTATTTTGAATTTAGGTTTTGATGATAATTGCTCCATATCACcatataaattaaaatatactaaaCCTTGATTCTTCTTTTTACTAGCTTCTGTAGGTGTCATTTTTATTGAACTGTGTTTTGTGTTATTATactgttttaatattttaggtagGATATCCAAATATTGTGTATTGCcttgaacagtgaactgtttccaCATCTTAGTTTTGATTGTTCCATTCCATCTTTCACAAACAGAAGACGTTTCTTCATTCTCGGTAGAGTacaatgttattttatttttacctaAGAGGTCTTTTACATGTTTGTTATAATATTCCTTACCTTTGTCAGTCCATAAATATTCAGGATTTCTACCTTCTTTAGAAATAGTCTTAAATGCTTTAGCAACGGATTCaccttttttatctttcaaggGTATGATCCATCCATATTTACTAAAAATATCTAATATCATAAGAAGATATCTATATCctctattccatttaccaaactgttgcatttcaactaaATCAGAACACCATATTTCATTGATATGATTTGCGATAACACACCGCTGAGTGAATTTTCGTTTAATTAATTGGTATACGTAATTcatttgctaatttttcttgccatttTTTTCACTCGACggctttttatgtttttttgatTTAACACCAAGACCTAATTTACGTTTTGTTTTTATGGCATACGTTGTTGGTGTAGCAAACCATGGTCTTTGTCCAAATGGTATTGCTTTTATACAATCTTCCATAATTTTATCAGCTTCATGCTTTTTCGCTAGATTATCTCCAACAAGACTATAATTAATGTCATGGATATGACAAATAGCCTCTAATTCATTTATTGGATCTCTATGTTTTGGATTATTTGATGGTCATCTTCATGTACTTTAGTTCCCGGGCCACAATAATTGTATTTTTTACTTGTTGGAGTTCTCAAATGCAATTCTCCAAGCTTTGCTAACTGTTTTTGAATATCAAGAGCACCACCATCAAggtcttttctgtttgttttatgtttttcttaGGTCTTATCTTGGTTGACAATTGATTAAGAGCTTGAGCTGGATTAAGCTTATCCAAAGCATattcaattgctttttttttttttcttgcaacttaGGGTTTCTTAATACTTCTGAACCATAATATCTACCCATTTAGCCTGCTTCTTTACCAAGACAAGGAATTCCTTTTGTAAAAGGCATTTCAGCTCCAATATTTCCTAAATCTGAAATAACACCTTTACCTGCCATCTCTGACAGGCTGTTTAGTTTCCCTGATTTTTaacaaatttagttttttttatgccacattcagcacaagtaCAATAAAACGTAAgtttgtaacctgaaggttcaacacattcagtttgttttttctgttttacacAATAAGATTTTacgattttatatatataaaggtaaattatatatataaattagatattttttaaatacatatatgttattcaccggccgggaggtccgtattgggaaaaactgtgcccgaggtcttgagtacggcccgaggccgtaggccgagggccgtactcgagacagagggcacagtttttcccaatacggaccgaccaaggccggtgaataacatttttatttatttctaaattctattcttagaaggtaggagaaactattaagaaaaactctaaaagtcatgttttaattttacgcattgttgggtaataaaattcgctttcactggacggtaatagctttcgtcagaatccattgttttttatgagaaagttgaacaataacactgctctattgcaaaaaacaattaagacaagttgaaacttcgctctttcaattcgcaacttcactctgcgcttagcgtagttggttaccatgaccgtggtcaggagataggaaaatactgcccgctcccggaaccaatcagattgcaggattctcaggataccgcccgctcacgatcaaagaaataaatactgttcaataaatttttcattGTACTTTGTATCATGGATATTAAACACTTTTAACAGATCATAATAGGAATTGcctttgttcatttcatttagGAAGTATGAACAAAAATAACCacatgttgttgttaataaattTTGTATCTGATTATTTGGATGTACTAAATTcgtgtttgcttgtttgtttgttttgttttttttttttttgcatggtttaCAATTTCTTGAAAAGGCGGCATTCCAAATGAATCAAAGTAATCCAGTGGTTGCCACTCATATATGCTGGTTCTAGATTGTATGTAAATAATACTTGTTTATGGTTATGTTTAACAGTTTCATCTCTTGATAGCACATCATTAATTGGTATTTTGAGATATTTGCACCATTTAATCAAATCATGATTTGacattgaaatatttttataaaattttggttttacaataTTGCTCCTAATATTGGAATGTTGTTGAATGGGCTGTTTTTTCCTAACAATAaaccttttccttttcttcgttttttttaacACCTACACCAAAATTTAAATACATATGGTGGATAGCTATAAAACGGTGGAGGAAATTTTGGCAAACCAATTTGAGGTGCTGCTCCTCCATCTGTTTTTGAACCAATTTCAGGTGCaccttttccaaaaattgaatttttgacTAAATCAACAGCTATTAGTATACCTATACTAGATGACAAAGTACCTAAAAATCCACCTCTTCGTGTTTTTGTTGGGAATATTTGAAATGGTATTCGTTTATTAATTGATTTTATTAAATCTCTTGCTTGTTTGCTTGTCAACAAATTCACATATGgtaaaattttatttaataattcagGTTTGATTAGGTAACCTCCTGTTTAAACTCGTCTTCCTGAAATACTTTTAACAAGCTGAAGCTAATCCTGAGAGATGTGAAAAACCAAAGGTTTTTCCAATTGTTGGAAGCAATGTTTTTCCTAATGATAAAATTGTAGTTAAAAAGCTACCTCCAACTTGCTTTCTAATATTAGTTTTGGACAATTTTATatccattcctttttttttaattgtttgctTATATTCAATATTCAAAATACATATAATGTATCATTTCCAGATAATGCATTGTTTGTTAATCTCAAAACATTTGTTTCTCATTTTTTATAAGCAGTTGCAAGATTCTTCTTTTGATTTGGTGATAAT includes these proteins:
- the LOC138044970 gene encoding uncharacterized protein — translated: MNRLQSPSGEVLPASEGTLIYFASYLSRSVRHCAIKLYLAAVQNLHITATFSDPIKGKLLLRKVLKGILRFQGDVQIRRQPVTPRVLCAIRPILQSWLSPRDFSMIWVLRDSAMVVGLPHHSLKGYSFRIGAAFTAAAAGVPDCLIKVLGRWSSDCYQLYIRTPQSILHSFAPKMASVTDQFSHV